Below is a genomic region from Actinomycetota bacterium.
ACAGGGATGGACCCTCGGCGAACGCCAGGTTGAGCAGGGACTCGTGGCGGTGGCACTCGACGATCTCCTCGTCGCTGCGGCCCGCCCATATCGGCTCGCCGACCCCGCGGAGGGGCCGGTCCCCCGCCCGGGCTGCGAAGTCGACCCAGGCGGGGATGATCCTGGCGGGGTTGCTGCCGAGCTGGGTCATGTCCTCGAAACGCACGTCCGCTGCGTCGTGGCCCAGTTCCTCGCGGAGGGCCTCGACCTTCTCGCCCGGAACCGCCACCAGCATGGCCGCCCCCTCACGCACCCCGTCCCTGACGAACGACGAGATCCGCTGCACGAACTCGTCCAGGCCCTCGTAGACGAGCGCCTCGTGGCGGAACCCGGATCCCCCGCCCCTTGGGTTCTCAGCGGGCCGCGAAGTGGCGCCCCGGACGGGCGCACCGGCGGACATGCCGTGTCCGATACCCATCTGGAAAGGACTGTAACCGCGGGGCGTCCGGACGGGCGGGCTCCCGCCCGGACCGTCAGACTCGAGCCATGGAGGGTGGCGGCAGCTCGTGGCCCCGCCGGTGGCGGGCGCGGTGGATCTGGTGGGAGGAACACGACCTCCTCCGGGCGGTCTTCGCCGCCTCGCCCCTGCGTCGGGACGGGTTCGGCTACCTGCGCACGACCTTCGAGCTGCGGTCGGCTCCGGCGCGGGCGACCTGCCGCATCACCGCCGACGGCCGCTACCAGCTGTGGGTCAACGGCACCCGTATCGGGCGGGGGCCGGTGCGGTCCGAACCCTCGCACCTCACCTACGACACCTACGATCTGGGGGCTCACCTGCGCGAGGGCGTGAACGCGGTAGCCGTGCTGGTCCGGGGGTACGGCGAGGCGAACCCTCACTACAAGCCCGCCCCGCCCGTCGGGACGCTCGGCCTCGGTGCCCTGCTCTTCGAGGCGGAGATCGACGGACTCCTCGTCTGCAGCGACCGGTCCTGGCGCGCCGCCGAGGCCCCCTTCCGACGCGCGGAGCCCAGCGGCGTGGGCGGCCCCCCACCTCCCGAGATCGTGAACGGACGCGCCGTCCCGAACGGATGGACCGAGCCCGGCTTCGACGACTCGGCCTGGCGCCCGGCGTACGAGACGGAGGCGGCGGGTCCGGGGTCGGGCGGCGGCATCCCCCCCTGCGAGCCATTCGGAGGGCTGGGCCCCCGTCCGATCCCACACCTCGCGGAGCGCGTCATGTCCCCAGTCTCTGCCCGGGGCGACGGCGGGTCGACCGTCTTCGACATGGGTCAGATCGTCTGCGGGCATCCACGCATCGCCCTCGAGGCGGAGGCGGGCACGGTCGTCCGGCTCACGTGCGGGGAGGCACTAGACGAGGCCGGCACCCCCGTCACCGACGTGAGGGAGTGGGAGCTCGTATACACGGCCTCCGGACGGCCCGGAGAGGCGATCGAGGCGTTCGAGCCGGTCGGCTTCCGTTACCTTCGGACGTCGATCATCGAAGGGAACGCGACCCGACTCTCCGTAGATGCTCTGGAGCGCACCTACCCAAGGGAGCCGGGATCGTACTTCCGGTGCAGCGACCCGGTCCTGACCGAGCTCTGGCAGGCGGGGGCCAGGACCCTCGACCTGTGCTCCCTCGACGCCTACATCGACTGTCCGGGACGGGAGCAGCGGTCCTGGCTCGGCGACGACTACGTGATGGCTCTCGTGGGCCTCGTCTGCAACCCCGACGTCCGCCTGGCCGCCTGGACGCAGCGTCTGCACGCGCAGGGGGCCCGTCCGGACGGGCTCCTCCCCGCCGTCGCCGCGTCCGACTTCACGGACCGCCCCGTCACCCTGCCCGACTGTTCCCTGCACTGGATCCGCACCCAGGCCCGGCTGTGGGAGCGGACGGGGGACCGCGACCTCGTGGTCGGCCTGCTCCCCGTCGCCGCCCGGATCCTCGACTGGTTCGAGGCGAGGCGCGGGCCGGACGGGTTGCTCACCGATCTCGAGGGTTGGGTCTTCATCGACTGGGCGCAGAACGAGCGTGGACGGCAGACGGCGGTGATGGACGCCCTGTACGCCATGGCCCTCGAGGACGCCACCACGCTCGCGGTCGTGGCCGGCGACCGGGGACTGGCCCGCCGGTGTACCGAGCGGGCGCGAGCGACCCGACGCGCGTTCGGCCGCTACTGGGACCGACGCCGTCGCGTCTACGTGGACGCGGCCGACCCGGACGGCTC
It encodes:
- a CDS encoding family 78 glycoside hydrolase catalytic domain; its protein translation is MEGGGSSWPRRWRARWIWWEEHDLLRAVFAASPLRRDGFGYLRTTFELRSAPARATCRITADGRYQLWVNGTRIGRGPVRSEPSHLTYDTYDLGAHLREGVNAVAVLVRGYGEANPHYKPAPPVGTLGLGALLFEAEIDGLLVCSDRSWRAAEAPFRRAEPSGVGGPPPPEIVNGRAVPNGWTEPGFDDSAWRPAYETEAAGPGSGGGIPPCEPFGGLGPRPIPHLAERVMSPVSARGDGGSTVFDMGQIVCGHPRIALEAEAGTVVRLTCGEALDEAGTPVTDVREWELVYTASGRPGEAIEAFEPVGFRYLRTSIIEGNATRLSVDALERTYPREPGSYFRCSDPVLTELWQAGARTLDLCSLDAYIDCPGREQRSWLGDDYVMALVGLVCNPDVRLAAWTQRLHAQGARPDGLLPAVAASDFTDRPVTLPDCSLHWIRTQARLWERTGDRDLVVGLLPVAARILDWFEARRGPDGLLTDLEGWVFIDWAQNERGRQTAVMDALYAMALEDATTLAVVAGDRGLARRCTERARATRRAFGRYWDRRRRVYVDAADPDGSPGRRVSQHTNAVAILSGCAPRSRWDGMLDRVLDPRRVVRTLTPGDTPELDRRLSHQWEDPAMDEEEQVVEAQPFFSHFVHQAVAQAGRAHLIVDLCRRWTPMLERGNGCIEEYWTARPGLGSLCHAWSATPTYDLSTHVLGIRPLHDTVHVNPALGDLDWAEGAVPTPHGPVRGRFGARSWLEVPDRMEAIVAIGGREVRLGPGRHDL